The stretch of DNA GGCGGCGTGCTCACGCAGCTCGTACAGGATCTCCTCCATCTCGAACGCGGCCAGGACGGTCTCGATCAGGACCGTGGCCCGGATGCTCCCGCGCGGGACGTCCAGCGCGGTCTGCGCCGCGACGAACACGTCGTTCCATAGCTGGGCCTCGAGGTGGGACTCGAGCTTGGGGAGATAGAAGTAGGGCCCGCTTCCCCGGTGCAGCTGCTCCCGGGCGTTGTGGAAGAAGACCATCCCGAAGTCGAACAGGCTGGCGGAGATGGGGGAGCCGTCGACCAGGACGTGCGCCTCGTCCAGGTGCCAGCCGCGAGGCCGGATGACCAGGGTGGCGATATGCTCGGCGAGGGCATACGCCTTCTCCGCGCTCTGGAAAGTGAGCTCGCGGCGAACTGCGGACGCCACGGCCCACTGGCCGGTCACGACGTTGTCCCAGGTGGGGGACAGGGCGTCCTCGAAGTCGGCCATGAATACCTTCGCGCCGCTGTTGAGGGCGTTGATCATCATCTTGGGCTCGACCGGGCCGGTGATCTCCACCCGACGGTCTTCAAGGTCGGCCGGAGCGGGCGCCACCCGCCAGTCGGGGTCCTCACGGACATGAGCCGTGTTGGGCAGGAAGTCCGGCAGCTCGCCGGTATCGAACCGAGCCTGCCGCTCGGATCGGTCCCCGAGAAGCCGCAGGCGACGGGCATTGAAAGACCGATGCAGGCTGGCCACGAAGATCAGGGCCTCCGCTGTCAACACCTCGTCCGTGTGCGGGTTTGATAGACCGATGACCTCAACGCCGGCCGGGAGTGTCGCTTTCTCGCTCACTTGCTGTTCCTCCCGTACGACAGCGGCTTGATGGGGCGCCCGGCGGCGGAGTCCTCGATGAGGAACGTCAGGCGGCGTTCGCGAGTTGCTTCCTGCTTGGCTGAGAGGACCCAGAAAGCTGCCTGTCGACGGTAGCCGGGCGCCTGCGCCTGCCAGTATGTCCAGGCCGTGGGCTCGGCTTTGATCCGGGCTTCGAGCCGGGGAGGGAGCTGCTGCCGGAGCGGGTTGTCCCGCATGTACGGCATGTCCTTGCTTTGGTCCCGCTCCTCGAACGCCAGCCGCCCGGCGGGATGCATGCGGCCGGCCTTCGTCAATTCGGCGACCGTGGCGATGTTATTCGCGCTCCAGCTGCTGCCTTTGCGGCGCGGTGTGAACCGGTTGGTGTGCACCTCGTCATCGATCCGATAGCCGATCCCGTCGATCCACCCAAAGCACAGGCCCTCCTCGACCGCCTCCGGATAGGTCATCGCCGTCTTGCCAACTCCCCTGCGGTAGTAGCCCACCCACAGCTCGCCGACCGACGCGTGGTTGGCCTCCAACCACGCCCGAAACTCCTCCTGGGTGGGGAAGATGGCCACCTCACGGGACGCCGGCCTATTCACGTTTGTGGAGCGCGCCGTACCATACGCGCGATTGTCGACCAGGAGACGAACGCCGGCATGCCCCTCTATCTTGACACTCACGACCACATTCCCGGTCTGACTGGGGAAGCCGTGGCGCAGGCCCACGCGCGTGACCTCGAGGTCGGCCCGAAGTACGCCGTGTCGTACCTGCGCTACTGGTACGACGAAGCGACGGGCAAGGTGTTCTGCCTGGTCGACGCGCCCAGCGCCCAGGCCGCCGAGGACGTCCATCGTGAGGCGCACGGACTGCTGGCGGACCGCATCCAGGAGGTCCAGGAGGGGGTCTAGCTCACCCGGCTGGCGTCCGCCAGCACGACCTCCAACGAAAGACGACGGCCCGCCGCTCGCACGCCGGTGAGGGGTCCGCGCCCCAGCTCACCCTCCAACGCCGCCAGAACCTGATCCCGCTCTGCAGCATCCGCCGGAGGCAGCGACGCACCGATCGCCTCACGCTGCGCATCGGCGAAGCCCATGAGCCGCGCCGCCCACTCGGGTTGCGAAGCGGCGGCAACCCGAGCCAACCGGTCGCAGGCGGTGGCCAGCCCACCACGGTCTCCCAGCTGACGTCGCTGCTCGATGCTGGACCGATAGAGCCGCTCCGCCTCGGCCAGATTCCCCTCTACCGCGGCGATGTCGCCCAGGAACATCTCCGTCCGGGCCACGCCCCGGCCGTCACCGAAACGACTGAAGATGTCGAGAGCCTCCGCGTGACGAGCTCGGGCCTCGGCCGTGTCGCCGTCCTGCAGGCTGAAGGTCGCGGCTCGACCGAGCGCCAAAGCGACGCCCATGAAGTCTCCCTCAGCCCGGAAGGTCGCAATGCTCTGGTCGGACAGCTGGCGTGCCTCGTCACCGTCTCCCTGGCGAGCAGCCACGTCGGCCAGGTTCAACAGGCCGAACGCAGCTCCCCGGGTGTCCCGCGTGCCGCGGAGGATCGCAATCGACTCTTCGTATAACTCGCGGGCCCGGCCGTAATCTCCGCGCTCGACGGAGACGTTGGCCAGGTTGCTTCCGGCATACGCGATGCCGTTCTGATTCCCAAGCTGGCGTTGGGTATCCAGGGCGCCCTGATGGGCCTCGATGGCAGCGGGCAGGTCGCCCTGCTGAGCGGCCAGGCTGCCAAGACCGGTCAGCGCGTTGGCTCGCAGCTCCGAGATCTCGCCATCCGTCCGGGCCAGGGCCCGTGCCAGCCAGCTCCGAGCTTCGACCAGGTGTCCGCCGATCTCCCAGTAACGCCACAAGTTGCCCGCCAGGCGCAGTTCGGCGCCGGCTCCATCTGGGTCATCGTCGCTCCACTGGAGCGCTGCGCGCAGGTTCTCGTGCTCGATCGCCAGCTGGTCGACCGCCGGTCCGGCGGCCGGTCCGGCGAACAGGGTCGGCGCGATGCGCTCCACCAGCTCGAGCATGAAGGCCTGGTGTCGAGCACGGACCGCCCCGGTCGGGTCATCCTCGATGAGCCGCTCCTGGGCATATTGCCGAACGGTCTCCAGAAGCCGATACCGGGCCTCGGCCGCGCCTTCCTCGGCGACCACCAGCGAGCGGTCGATCAGCCGGCTGAGAAGGTCCAACACGTCGGCGCGCTCGACGATGTCGTTGGCGCATACCGCCTCGGCTGCGTCCAACCCGAAGCTGCCGACGAACACCGACAGACGCATGAGCAGGGCCCGTTCTGCATCGGTCAGCAGGTCGAAGCTCCAGTCCATGGCTGCTTTGAGCGTGCGATGCCGGGGCAGTGCCATCCGGCTGCCGCCGGTCAGCAGCCGGAATCGATCATCCAGCCGGGCCGCGATCTGTTCTGGCGGCAACGACTTGACGCGCGCCGCGGCCAGTTCGATGGCGAGCGGGATGCCGTCCAGTCGCCGGCAGATCTGAACCACGGCCGCCGCGTTCCGCTCGTTGAGAACGAATGCGGGTTGGACTGCCCTGGCGCGATCCACGAACAGGCGAACCGCCTCTGACTCGGCGAGCATGGTGACTGATGCGTCGCCCGGCTTGGGCAGATCCATGGAGGGAACCGGGTAGAGGCTCTCGCCGCGGATGCCCAGCGCTTCGCGGCTGGTGGCCAACACCCGGAGGTTCCGGCACGCGCGGAGGAGCGCGTCGATGACCTCCGCGGCGGGCTCGAGCACGTGCTCGCAGTCGTCAAAGACGAGGAGCTGGCGGCGAGACTCCAGGTGCTGGGCGAGGGTGGTCAGGATGGAGACGCCCGGCTGTTCCTTGACGCGCAGCGTCGCTGCCACGGTCTCCGGAACCAGCGATCCATCGCCCAGCACGGCCAGTTCGATCACCCAAGCGCCATCCGGGAAGAGGTCCATCGCTTGCGCGGCCACTTCCAGCGCCAGACGGGTCTTCCCGACGCCACCCGGGCCGGTGAGCGTGAGCAGAGGGGTCGTCGTCAGCCGTTGGCTGGCCTCGGCCAGCGATTCGGCGCGGCCGACGAAGCTGGACAACTGACGTGGCAGGTTGTTCGGCCAGTTGTCGAGCGAGCGCAACGGCGGAAACTCGGACGGAAGGTCCGTGGCGCTGGCCTGGAAGACCCGCTCCGGATGGGGCAGGTCCTTGAGCCGATGCTCGCCAAGGTCGCGCAGGAGCGCGCCGCCCGGTGTCTCGCCGCGAAGTAGGTCGTGGGTGGTGAGCGAAAGCAGGATCTGGCCGCCATGGCCGGCCGCGCAGATGCGCGACGCTCGATGCACGTCGAGGCCGACCAGCATGGCGTCGGAGCTCACCGGCTCCCCGGTGTGGATCCCGATCCGCGCCTCGAGGTTGGCACCGGCGTGCCACGCGTGGTCGCGGAACGATCGCTGGGCGGCGAGAGCGGCCGACACCGCACCCCGCGCCGAGGGGAATGAGAAGAAGAGCCCGTCACCGGCCGTGTCCACCAGGGCACCCCGTTCAACTTCGGCGGCGGTGCTCATCAGCCGGCGATAGTCGCGCAGCACGGCCCCGTAGTCGTCGCCGAGCTCGGCCAGCATCCGGGTGGAACCGGCGATGTCCACGAACAGCAGGGTGACGGTGGCGCCGCGCGGACTTTCGGTCACCAGCCGCCTTCCTCGCGGATCAAGCGGCGGAGGACGCGTCCCGCCACCAGGCGGCGGTAGTTCGCCGTGGAGCGGACGTCGTCGATGGGCTGGATTTCGGCTTCCAGGGCGGTCACCGCCGCGTCGGCCGCGGCACGCACCGGCTGCTGCCCGTCGAGGGCGGCCTCCGTGGCTCCAGCCCGGACCGGAGTGGCCGCCACGGAGCCCAGCGCGACGCGCGTGTCGATCCAGGCCCCGTCCTCGCCGGTGTGCCACGACACGGCCATGACGACCTTGCTGATCGCCTGTGCGCGCCGCGTCCCCACCTTCCGGAACCGGACGCGGCGGCGTGGGAGCAGCGGCACGCGAACCCGCAGAACCAGCTCGTCGTCGCGACGGGCGGTCTCCCGATACCCGGTGAAGAAGTCCAGCGCCGCCACGGAACGTTCGCCGCCGGCACTCCCCAGAACGACCAGCGAGTCGGTTGCCAGCCAGATGGGCAGCGTATCGCCGGCAGGCGAGGCATTGACCAGGTTCCCGCCGACGGTGCCACGGTTCTGGATCTGGGCCGCCCCAATGGTGGCCGATGCCTCGGCCAGGGCCGGTAGCAGCTCACCCACCAGGGCCGATTGACGCAGCTCGGTGTACGTCGTCAGGGCACCAATGACCAGCTCGTCGCCCCCCAGGTTGATCCCACGCAGCTCGTCCAATGCCCAGATATCGAGGACTCGCTCCGGCGGGGGACCGAGCTCGCCCGTGATCTGGACCAGCAGATCGGTTCCTCCAGCCAGCGGGCGCCAGGCCGCCCCGCCGTCGGTCAGCAGGCCATAGGCGTCAGCCAGCGATCTCGGGCTCTCGACAGGAGGCTCCGCCGGCATCGGTCAGGCCTGGGCCTCCGCCGTCCCCGACCGACGGGCATCGGCCAGGACGATGGCGTCGATGATCTTCGTGTACCCGGTGCACCGGCACAGGTTGCCGGCAATCGCCTCCCGCACGGCCTCCTCGGTAGCCTCCATCCCGCTGGCCAGGAACGCCTCCCCAGCCATGAGCATGCCGGGAGTGCAGATCCCGCACTGGGCGCCACCGGTCTCCAGGAACGCGGCCTGCAGCAGATTCAGGGCACCGGCCGCGGCCAGGCCCTCCACCGTGTCCACCCGCGCACCTTCGACCTGGCATACCGGCACCAGGCAGGAATCCACGACCTCACCGTCGATCAGCACCGAGCACGCTCCGCACTCGCCCTCGCCGCACCCCTCCTTGGTGCCGGTCAGGCCCAGGTCCTCGCGCAGGACGTCCAGCAGGCGCCGCATGCCCGGCGACTCGACCTGGGTGGCGATCCCGTTCACGGTCAGCCGATACGTCATGCCGGGCGCTCCGCGCTGATCCCCGGCGGTCCGGGGGCGGGCGAGCCCGTCAACGCCGCCAGCACGCGCTCGGGAGTGGCCGGCAGGTCGCAGATCCAGGATCCGGTCGCGTCGTGGATGGCCGCCACCACCGCGGGCGCCACCACGTCCATGGGCAGCTCGCCCACGCCCTTGGCCCCGTGCGGCGCGCCGCTGTACGGATGCTCGAGCAGGATGGAGGTGATGCGCGGCGCATCCATGGCGGTGGGAATGAGATACGTCGCCAGCCGGTCGTTGAGGTAGCGGCCGTCGACCAGCTTCAGCTCCTCGATGGTCGCGTACCCGACCGCCTGCAGCGAGCCGCCCTCGACCTGGCCCTCGGCCATGACCTGGTGGATGACGTGGCCGATCTCGTCGGCGCTCACCACGTCGCGCACCGTCACCTCCCCGGTGTCCAGGTCGACCTCCACCTCGGCCACCGCACAGGCCCAGCCGAAGCACGGGTAGGCGTCCCCGGTGTAGGTCGCGTCGTCGAACGTGACCCCCGGGTAGGGCTGGAACTGCTCGTCCACCCGCAGGTTTCCGTGTTCGGCCGCGAAGGACCGATAGGTGTCGGCAAAGGATCCCCCGGCAGCCTCCTCGACCTGGGCGCGCATTCGCTGGGCGGCTTTGATCAGCAGGCCTCCGACCACCATCGCCGTCCGGGACGCCACGGTGGGGCCCGAGTCGGGAACGATGGAGGTGTCCTGGGGCGCGATCTCGACCTCGTCGGGGCTGATCTCCAGCGCTTCCCCGACCAGCTGCGGGAAGATCGTCTTCGTCCCCTGACCCATTTCGGTCGAGGCGGTCAGGATCCGGATCCTCCCGTCCGCCGTCAGCTCCAGCGACGCGACGCTGGCTAGATGCACCTCGCCCGAGCCGGTGAAGCCGGCGCCGTGCCAGGCCAGGGCGATCCCGATGCCGCGCGCCGAATGCGCGTCGTCGGAGCGCTGAGCGCGCGCCTTTCTTGTATGTGCCGCGACTCCCTCGTACTCGCTGGCCTGGGCCGCCGCCTCCAGCACCTCCAGCCCGGCCACGCTCTCGCGCAGCACCTGCCCGGTGGGCGTCACGCCGCCCTCCCGGTACACCCATTTGCGGCGCAGGGCGAGCGGCGAGAGGTCCAGGCGCTCCGCGATCCGGTTGACCTGGGTCTCGGCCGCAAACTCGGTCTGCGGCGCACCGAAGCCGCGGAACGCCCCGTTCGGAGGCGTGTTGGTGGCCATGGCGCGGCCGCGGATTCGGACGTTGGGGCACTCGTACGGCCCGCCGGCGTGGATCGTGCCGCGGCTGAGCACGACCGGGGTCAGGGTCACGTACGCGCCGCCGTCCATGACGACCTCGATGTCCTGGGCCACCAGCTCCCCGTCACGGGTCACCCCGGTCCGGTGCCGGACCCACGCCGGATGGCGTTTGGTGGTGGCGCTGATGTCCTCGTGGCGGTCGTAGATCATCCTGACCGGCTTGCCCACCCGCTGGGCCAGCAGGGCGGCGTGGAGGGCAATGATCGAGGGGTACTCCTCCTTGCCGCCGAAACCCCCGCCCGTCTCGGCCTGGATGACCACGGCCTTGGCATCGGTCAGGTTCAGAGCCCGCTTGAGTGCGCTGTGGATGTAATACGGGCACTGCATCGAGCCGTGGACCTCGATCCCGCCGTCGGGGCGGGGGACGGCGATCATGGCCTGGTTCTCAATGTACAGCTGCTCCTGGTGGCCGACCCGGTAATCACCCTCGACCACGATGTCGGCGGCGGCCAGCCCAGCCTCGATGTTGCCCTTCGTCAGCTCGAAATGGGCGAACTCACGTGTTGAGAGCAGCGGGTCGAAGATGGCCGGCAGGCGCTCGGTGCGGAGCGTGACGTGACGCTTCGCCACGCGCAGCAGATCACGGTCCGGCGCGGCCAGCAAGCACACCGGCTCGGCCTGGTGCTGGATCTCGCCGCCGACCGGGACGAGCACCGGCTGGTCATCCTTGATCAGGGCCACGACGTTCTCGCCGGGGATGTCCGCCGCGGTCACGACCACCACCTTGGACCAGTCGAAGTCCGGGTCAAGATCGATTCCCAGCAGGCGCGCGTGGGGCTCGGTGGAGCGGACGGTGGCCCCGTACCAGGCTCCCGGAAAGACCAGGTCGTCGGCGTACTGGGCCAGCCCGGTCAGCTTCTCGGGGCCTTCGCGGCGCAGGGGAAGAGCCGGACGAGTACGCCCGGGGGCGATGGTCCCGGGTGCCAGGAGGAGCGGCGTCTCGGGAAGCGTCGGGGTGCTCACGGCGGCATGGTATCTAGTCCCGCCCGTGGCGCAGGGCGCGGCCCGGCAGGGCGCCGGTATGCCGGCCGCCATCCACGACCACGGTGCCGTTGACGACCACGTAGTCAATGCCGTCGGGAAACTGGCGCGGCTCGTCGTAGGTCGCGTTGGAACGCACGCGGGCCGGGTCGAAGACGACCAGATCGGCGACGTAGCCGTCGCGCAGCAGGCCGCGGTCGCGGAGCCCCAACCGCGCCGCGGGGGCGGAAGTCATCTTGCGCACCGCTTCTTCCAACGACAGGCGCCGCTCGTCGCGGACGAACTGACCCAGCACCCGCGGGAACGATCCGTAGGTGCGGGGGGACGGCTTCAGACCGATGAACGTCGAGTCGGTGCCAACCATGCCCGCCGGGTGGGCCACGAAATGGGGGAGCGTCTCGGACCACGGCCCGGGGGTGACCTGGTTGATCCGCAGGTCCTCGGCCAGCAACAGGTCGCACAGGGCGTCGATCGGGTCGACCCCCAGCTCGCGACCGACATCCTCGAGCGTGAGGCCCTCCCAGCGTTGGTTGGCCTCGGTGGCGAAGGCACCCAGGCGGACGTCCCCCCAATCCAGCGGGGCACCGTGGGCCGGTCCGTGACGCTGGATCTCGTCGTGCAGGCGGCGGCGGATCGTGGCGTCGGCGAGTCGCTCCTTGAGCGGCCCGGGCCCGCCGGCCTGCACCCACTGCGGGACCTGGATGAGAAGCCGCGTGGAGGCCCACTCGTACGGGTAGGTGTCGAACGTCACGTCGCGACCCGCGTCCCGCGCATCGTCGACCAGCGCCAGCATCGGCTCATGACCCCCCGGATAGGTCTGCCGGTGGTAGAAGTGGGTGAGGTGGACCGGCCCGTCCGCCATCTCGCCGATCTGGAGCGCCTCGCGGAACGGGTCGAGGTAGCGGTCACCCAGATCGTATCGGACGTGGGTGTGGTAGAAGCCGCCGTGCCGCGCGGCGGCGGCCGTTAGATCGGCCAGTTCCCCCATGCTGGCGTACGACCCGGGTGGGTAATCCAGTCCGCTCGAGACCCCGTACGCGCCCTCGGCCATTCCCTCGCGCAGCATGGCTCGCATGTCGGACATGGCCATGTGATCGGCGGGGATGTCGTCCCAGCCCATGGCGCAGATCCGGAGCGCGGAGTTTCCGATCAGGAACGCGACGTTGACCGCCACCTGGCCGTCAAATCGGCCGAGGTAGCTGGCCACCGTGTCCCAGTCCAGCGCCACGTCGGGCCGCCCGTCGAGCCCCGCGTTCATCTCGACCAGGGACGCCAAGTCGGATGCCCTCGACATCGGTGCGTACGACAGGCCGTCGACGCCGATGACCTCGGTCGTCACTCCCTGGCGGACCTTGGGCTCATGGAGCGGCTCGTGCAGCAGCCACAGCCCGGAGTGTGAATGAAGGTCGATGAACCCCGGCGCCACCACCAGACCGGCGGCGTCGATCACGCGCCCGGCGGGCGGCGAGGGCTGGTCCGTATCCAGCAGGCGCAGGCGACCGTCGGCCACGGCCAGCGACCCGGCTCGACCCGGCGCTCCGCTGCCGTCCACCAGCGTCCCGCCAATGATGAGGAGGTCGGTCACGAGCCGCTGTTCGGTCTGGGCATCGGCCCTCCCTCCCGACCATGACGCGCGGCGACCAGCTCGGCCACGATGGCCAGGCCGATCTCGGCCGGCTCCCGGCCGCCCAGGTCGAGGCCGATGGGCGCGTGCAGGCGGGCCAGATGCGCGTCGTCCACGCCGGCTGCTCGAAGGCGCGCGCGACGGTCCGCCTGGGCACGCTGGCTGCCGATGGCGCCCACGTAGCCGATGTCCGCGCTCAGCGCCGCCACCAGGGCCGGCTCGTCGATCTTCGGGTCGTGGGACAGGACGACCACCGAGTCGTCGGGCCGCAGTTCGCGGGCCGCGAACGCGCGATCCGGCCAGTCGGCGATGACCTCCAGGCCCTCGAGGCGTGGCTGCTCAGCGAACAACCGCCGCGGGTCGACCACCAGCGGGGTCAGGCCCGCCCGCGCCGCAAACGCGGCCACGTGCTCGGCGATGTGGCCCGCGCCCACGATCCAGACCCGCGGCGCCGGCAGCGCACGGTCGTAGACCGCGTCGGACCCGTCGGTCGCAGCCACTGCTTCCTGACCGTCCAGGACGCGTTGCGTCCCCACCGCGGTTCCTGTGATGCCGATCTCCCGGGCCGCCGGCTTGCCTGCGGCGATCAGGGCGGTGAAGAGCTCGACCAACGAAGCGCTGTGCCCGCGCACGGGCTCGATCAGAACCTCGATGCTGCCGCCGCACATGAGACCCACTTCCAGGCCCTGGTCATCGCTGATCCCGTAGCGGCGCAGGACCGATTCCCCGCTCCGCAGCACCGCGCGGGCATGCTCGACGACATCGCCTTCCACGCAGCCCCCGCTGACCGAGCCCGCCATCTGGCCTTCGGCAGACACCGCCAGCTTGGCCCCCACCCCGCGTGGGGCCGACCCCTCGACCCGCACCACGGTCGCCAAGGCCGCGTCCTGACCCTCCTTGCGCCAGGCGCGCAGAGCCGCCAGCGCCTCGTCGATCATGGGTCCAGTATGCCGCCCATGGAGGACCGATCGGAGGTGGCCGCGGTGATCCTGGCCGCGGGCCTGGGACGACGCTTCGGCGGGCCCAAGGCGGTCGCGCGGCTGCGGGGGCGGACCCTGCTCGCGCATGTTGCTGCCCTGGCGCGGGCTGCGGGGCTGGAGCCGGTCATCGCCGTGGTTTCCGGCACCCCAGACGCCCCGGAGGGCGTCATTCCCGTGGTCAACCCGAAACCGGAGCGAGGGCTCAGCTCGTCGCTGCAGCTCGGCATCGGCGCCGTGCCTCCGGGCCAGGCGGCCGTGGTGCTGCTGGTGGACCAGCCCACCCTGGCCCCGGAGAGCATCGCGGCCGTGCTCGCCGCTCGCGGGACGCGCCCCATCCTCGCCGCCCAGTCGGGTGGCCGCCTCGCGCCGCCGGTGCTCCTCGAACCCGAGGCATTCCCCGTGGTGGCGACGCTGGCCGGTGACATCGGTCTGCGAGAGGTCTTCCACCGCAACCCCGTCCTGGTCCATGCGGTCCCCGTGCCTTCGCACGCGCCGGACATCGACACCCGACAGGACCTGGCCCGCCTGGAGGCGGGCTAGACTGCGGCCATGACCATCGAACGGGTCGGCAGCGCGGAGGTGCTCGAGGAGGAGCGGACGCTCGAGGCCACCGTTCGGCCGCGCCGCCTGGACGAGTTCGCCGGGCAGGAACGGATCAAGGAGAACTTGGCCATCCTCATCGACGCCGCGCGCCAGCGGCAGGAGCCGGTCGACCACATCCTGCTCTACGGCCCGCCGGGGCTGGGCAAGACGACCCTGGCCACCATCGTGGCCGCCGAGCTGGGGGCCCAGCTGCGAACGACGTCGGGACCGGCCATCGAGCGGGCCGGCGACCTGGCCGCCATCCTGACCGGCCTGCAGCGCGGGGACGTCCTGTTCATCGACGAGATCCATCGCCTGTCGCACGTGGTCGAGGAGGTCCTGTATCCGGCCATGGAGGACTTCGTGCTCGACATCGTGCTGGGCAAGGGCCCGGGGGCGCGGACCGTGCGGCTGCAGATCGAGCCGATCACAGTCATCGGCGCCACCACTCGGGTGGGGAGCATCACCGGACCGCTGCGCGACAGGTTCGGGGTCACCCATCGGCTGGACTACTACATCGATGCCGACCTGGTCACCATCCTCCACCGCAGCGCCGGCATCCTCGACATTCCGTTGGATGACGAAGCAGCGGAGCTCATCGCGCGCCGGAGTCGCGGCACGCCGCGGATCGCCAACCGGCTCCTCAAGCGGGTCCGCGATTACGCCCAGGTGCGGGGCGACGGGGACGGGCGGGCCACGGCCGCGGCGTCGGAGGCGGCGTTGGGGCTGCTGGACATCGACGAGCGCGGCCTGGACACCCTGGACCGCCAGCTGCTGACCGCGATTGCCGAACACCACGGGGGAGGTCCGGTGGGCCTGCAGACCATGGCGGCCACCATCAGTGAGCCGGTGGAGACGATCGAAGACGTGGTGGAGCCGTACCTCATCCAGGCCGGGCTACTGGCCCGAACGTCGCGCGGGCGACAGCTGACCCCCGGCGCCTGGGCCCATCTGGGGCTGACGCCACCCGCCGAGCCGGCCCCCGTGGGGGCCGATCAGCGGGGCCTTTTCGACTAGATTTCAGCGCCCCACATCCGCCCTCGTGGCGGCCGCTCTGCCTCGCGAAGCGACCGCGCAGAAATACCCCCGACCCGGCGTTCGACGGGGGGTAGGATCGGCCTCCGGGTCGCGTCACGCACCCAGGCCCTTGGTGCGGCGTCGGCCCCGGGAGTGAGGAGGGTCCCACCAGCGTGGAACCGTTAACTTCGTTCTTCAAATTCCAGGAACGGGGTACCACGTTCGGCACCGAGATCCGGGCCGGCATCACCACCTTCTTGGTGATGGTGTACATCGTTGCGCTCAATCCGGCGATCATCGCCGGGCCGATGGGGCTCGACCCGGTGGCCGTGGCGGCCGGGACGGCGCTGGTGGCCGGAATCATGACCCTGGCCATGGGTCTCATCACCAACTATCCGTTTGCCCTGGCAGCCGGACTCGGCCTGAATGCGGTGGTCGCCTTCTTCCTGGTCCTCGGCCTCGGGATGACGGCTGCCCAGGCGATGGGCGTGATCGTCATCGAGGGTGTGATCATCACCCTGCTGGTCGTGATCGGCCTGCGGGAGGCGATCATGAATGCGGTGCCGCTCGGCCTGAAACGTGCCATCGGCGTCGGCATCGGCCTGTTCATCCTGTTCATCGGCTTCTGGGATGGCGGACTCATCGTGGGCGTCACGCCCGAGTTCGCACCACCCCCGCCGCCCCTCACCTTCGTCTTCCCGACCACAACCGCCCACTTCGTCTTCCTGGCCGGTCTGCTGCTTACGGCCGCCCTCTGGGCCCTGAAGATCAAGGGTGCGCTGATCATCAGCATCGCGGCGACCACGGTGCTGGCCATCCTCACCGGTGTTCAGCCCCTACCAACTGAATTCACCTGGACCCCGAGCTTCAGCACTCTGGGTCTCGGTCTCCAGGACCTCGGCGGGATCTTCACGATTGAGGCCGGCGTGCTGGCCGCAATCCTGGCGATCTTCACGATCATGCTGAGCGACTTCTTCGACACCATGGGCACCGTGACCGGCGTCGCCGCCGAGGCGGGCCTGACCGAAGAAGATGGGACGGTTCC from Chloroflexota bacterium encodes:
- a CDS encoding YdeI/OmpD-associated family protein; its protein translation is MNRPASREVAIFPTQEEFRAWLEANHASVGELWVGYYRRGVGKTAMTYPEAVEEGLCFGWIDGIGYRIDDEVHTNRFTPRRKGSSWSANNIATVAELTKAGRMHPAGRLAFEERDQSKDMPYMRDNPLRQQLPPRLEARIKAEPTAWTYWQAQAPGYRRQAAFWVLSAKQEATRERRLTFLIEDSAAGRPIKPLSYGRNSK
- a CDS encoding DUF4242 domain-containing protein, whose translation is MPLYLDTHDHIPGLTGEAVAQAHARDLEVGPKYAVSYLRYWYDEATGKVFCLVDAPSAQAAEDVHREAHGLLADRIQEVQEGV
- a CDS encoding tetratricopeptide repeat protein: MTESPRGATVTLLFVDIAGSTRMLAELGDDYGAVLRDYRRLMSTAAEVERGALVDTAGDGLFFSFPSARGAVSAALAAQRSFRDHAWHAGANLEARIGIHTGEPVSSDAMLVGLDVHRASRICAAGHGGQILLSLTTHDLLRGETPGGALLRDLGEHRLKDLPHPERVFQASATDLPSEFPPLRSLDNWPNNLPRQLSSFVGRAESLAEASQRLTTTPLLTLTGPGGVGKTRLALEVAAQAMDLFPDGAWVIELAVLGDGSLVPETVAATLRVKEQPGVSILTTLAQHLESRRQLLVFDDCEHVLEPAAEVIDALLRACRNLRVLATSREALGIRGESLYPVPSMDLPKPGDASVTMLAESEAVRLFVDRARAVQPAFVLNERNAAAVVQICRRLDGIPLAIELAAARVKSLPPEQIAARLDDRFRLLTGGSRMALPRHRTLKAAMDWSFDLLTDAERALLMRLSVFVGSFGLDAAEAVCANDIVERADVLDLLSRLIDRSLVVAEEGAAEARYRLLETVRQYAQERLIEDDPTGAVRARHQAFMLELVERIAPTLFAGPAAGPAVDQLAIEHENLRAALQWSDDDPDGAGAELRLAGNLWRYWEIGGHLVEARSWLARALARTDGEISELRANALTGLGSLAAQQGDLPAAIEAHQGALDTQRQLGNQNGIAYAGSNLANVSVERGDYGRARELYEESIAILRGTRDTRGAAFGLLNLADVAARQGDGDEARQLSDQSIATFRAEGDFMGVALALGRAATFSLQDGDTAEARARHAEALDIFSRFGDGRGVARTEMFLGDIAAVEGNLAEAERLYRSSIEQRRQLGDRGGLATACDRLARVAAASQPEWAARLMGFADAQREAIGASLPPADAAERDQVLAALEGELGRGPLTGVRAAGRRLSLEVVLADASRVS
- a CDS encoding xanthine dehydrogenase family protein subunit M, whose translation is MPAEPPVESPRSLADAYGLLTDGGAAWRPLAGGTDLLVQITGELGPPPERVLDIWALDELRGINLGGDELVIGALTTYTELRQSALVGELLPALAEASATIGAAQIQNRGTVGGNLVNASPAGDTLPIWLATDSLVVLGSAGGERSVAALDFFTGYRETARRDDELVLRVRVPLLPRRRVRFRKVGTRRAQAISKVVMAVSWHTGEDGAWIDTRVALGSVAATPVRAGATEAALDGQQPVRAAADAAVTALEAEIQPIDDVRSTANYRRLVAGRVLRRLIREEGGW
- a CDS encoding (2Fe-2S)-binding protein, with product MTYRLTVNGIATQVESPGMRRLLDVLREDLGLTGTKEGCGEGECGACSVLIDGEVVDSCLVPVCQVEGARVDTVEGLAAAGALNLLQAAFLETGGAQCGICTPGMLMAGEAFLASGMEATEEAVREAIAGNLCRCTGYTKIIDAIVLADARRSGTAEAQA
- a CDS encoding xanthine dehydrogenase family protein molybdopterin-binding subunit; translated protein: MSTPTLPETPLLLAPGTIAPGRTRPALPLRREGPEKLTGLAQYADDLVFPGAWYGATVRSTEPHARLLGIDLDPDFDWSKVVVVTAADIPGENVVALIKDDQPVLVPVGGEIQHQAEPVCLLAAPDRDLLRVAKRHVTLRTERLPAIFDPLLSTREFAHFELTKGNIEAGLAAADIVVEGDYRVGHQEQLYIENQAMIAVPRPDGGIEVHGSMQCPYYIHSALKRALNLTDAKAVVIQAETGGGFGGKEEYPSIIALHAALLAQRVGKPVRMIYDRHEDISATTKRHPAWVRHRTGVTRDGELVAQDIEVVMDGGAYVTLTPVVLSRGTIHAGGPYECPNVRIRGRAMATNTPPNGAFRGFGAPQTEFAAETQVNRIAERLDLSPLALRRKWVYREGGVTPTGQVLRESVAGLEVLEAAAQASEYEGVAAHTRKARAQRSDDAHSARGIGIALAWHGAGFTGSGEVHLASVASLELTADGRIRILTASTEMGQGTKTIFPQLVGEALEISPDEVEIAPQDTSIVPDSGPTVASRTAMVVGGLLIKAAQRMRAQVEEAAGGSFADTYRSFAAEHGNLRVDEQFQPYPGVTFDDATYTGDAYPCFGWACAVAEVEVDLDTGEVTVRDVVSADEIGHVIHQVMAEGQVEGGSLQAVGYATIEELKLVDGRYLNDRLATYLIPTAMDAPRITSILLEHPYSGAPHGAKGVGELPMDVVAPAVVAAIHDATGSWICDLPATPERVLAALTGSPAPGPPGISAERPA